A stretch of the Bacillus sp. B-jedd genome encodes the following:
- the purB gene encoding adenylosuccinate lyase, whose translation MIDRYTRPEMGSIWGETNRFNAWLEVEILACEAWAELGDIPLEDVRKIRENARFDVDRIKEIEEETRHDVVAFTRAVSETLGDEKKWVHYGLTSTDVVDTALSYLLKQANEIIRADIERFIAILKEKAQEHKYTVMMGRTHGVHAEPTTFGLKLALWHEEMKRNLARFNEAAKGVEAGKISGAVGTYANIDPFVEKYVCERLGLEAAPISTQTLQRDRHANYMSVIALIATSIEKFAVEVRGLQKSETREVEEFFAKGQKGSSAMPHKRNPIGSENMTGLARVIRGHMLTAYENVPLWHERDISHSSAERIILPDATILLNYMLNRFGNIVKNLTVYPENMKRNMDRTHGLIYSQRVLLALIEKGFSREEAYDTVQPRAMEAWEKQIPFRSLLDQDEKITSNLSPEELDDCFDYSYHLQHVDTIFKRLGL comes from the coding sequence ATGATAGACCGCTATACGAGACCGGAAATGGGAAGTATTTGGGGAGAAACAAATCGTTTTAACGCTTGGCTTGAGGTGGAAATCCTTGCTTGTGAGGCTTGGGCGGAATTGGGTGATATCCCTCTTGAGGATGTTCGGAAGATACGGGAAAATGCTCGCTTTGATGTAGACCGGATTAAAGAAATTGAAGAAGAAACAAGACATGATGTTGTTGCCTTTACACGAGCGGTTTCCGAAACTCTTGGAGACGAGAAAAAATGGGTCCATTACGGACTCACCTCGACTGATGTTGTCGATACGGCCCTTTCTTATTTATTGAAGCAGGCGAACGAAATTATCAGGGCGGACATCGAAAGGTTTATAGCTATTTTAAAAGAAAAGGCTCAGGAACATAAATATACCGTCATGATGGGCAGGACGCATGGAGTCCATGCCGAGCCGACCACCTTTGGGTTGAAGCTTGCCCTCTGGCACGAAGAGATGAAGCGCAATCTTGCCCGTTTTAATGAAGCTGCAAAAGGGGTAGAGGCGGGGAAGATATCTGGCGCAGTTGGCACATATGCGAATATTGATCCTTTTGTAGAGAAATATGTATGTGAAAGGCTTGGCCTTGAAGCAGCTCCCATATCAACGCAGACCCTCCAGCGGGATAGGCATGCGAATTATATGTCTGTTATTGCCTTGATTGCCACATCGATTGAGAAATTTGCTGTGGAAGTGCGCGGACTGCAAAAAAGTGAAACACGGGAAGTCGAGGAGTTTTTTGCAAAAGGGCAAAAAGGCTCTTCTGCGATGCCGCATAAGCGCAATCCGATTGGTTCCGAAAATATGACCGGGCTCGCCAGGGTCATACGCGGACATATGCTGACGGCATATGAAAATGTACCACTCTGGCATGAACGCGATATTTCCCACTCTTCCGCTGAACGGATTATTCTCCCGGATGCGACTATTCTTCTGAACTATATGCTCAACCGTTTTGGGAACATCGTTAAAAACCTGACAGTTTACCCTGAAAATATGAAACGCAATATGGACAGGACACATGGCCTCATTTATTCCCAACGAGTCCTCTTGGCGTTGATTGAAAAAGGGTTTTCTCGTGAGGAGGCATATGATACGGTTCAGCCAAGGGCGATGGAGGCTTGGGAAAAACAAATCCCTTTCCGGAGCTTACTGGACCAGGATGAAAAGATCACCAGCAATCTTTCGCCTGAAGAACTCGATGATTGCTTTGACTATAGCTACCATCTTCAGCATGTTGACACCATTTTTAAAAGACTCGGCCTATAG
- a CDS encoding NCS2 family permease translates to MKKYFMFDELGTNYRREIIGGLTTFLAMAYILVVNPLTLTLATVDGLPDEVRMNHGAVFVATALAAAVGSIIMGLIGKYPIALAPGMGLNAFFAYSVILGHGAPWQHALAAVFISSVFFLLLTISGLREKIINAIPVELKHAVGAGIGLFITFVGLTNAKIIIKNDATLVGLGHLSNPETLLAIFGLLITVIMMTRGINGAVFYGMIVTVIVGIVFNLINPPSQIVGGVPSIEPTFGALFSSFNDSSFYTSAMLGIIMTFLFVDFFDNAGTLVAVANQAGLMKDNKLPRAGRALFADSVASMVGSIFGTSTTTSYIESTAGVASGARSGFAAIVTAGCFILSIFFFPLLSIVTAPVTAPALIIVGVLMVSSLGNIDWKRFEIAVPAFLTIIAMPLSYSIATGIAAGFIFYPVTMLVAGKRKEIHPIMYLFFIIFLLYFIFLTN, encoded by the coding sequence ATGAAGAAGTATTTTATGTTTGATGAACTGGGAACTAATTACCGCCGCGAAATCATTGGCGGACTGACAACATTCCTCGCAATGGCTTACATCCTGGTTGTAAACCCGCTTACATTGACACTTGCGACTGTCGACGGGCTTCCTGATGAAGTAAGGATGAACCATGGTGCGGTTTTTGTTGCCACGGCGCTGGCTGCGGCTGTTGGTTCGATCATCATGGGGTTAATCGGTAAATATCCGATTGCGCTCGCGCCGGGAATGGGATTGAATGCTTTTTTTGCCTATTCAGTCATTCTTGGGCATGGCGCTCCTTGGCAACACGCCCTTGCGGCAGTTTTCATTTCCAGTGTGTTCTTCCTGCTCCTGACGATTTCAGGACTGCGTGAGAAAATAATTAACGCCATACCTGTTGAACTTAAACATGCCGTTGGAGCCGGGATTGGGTTGTTCATAACGTTCGTTGGATTAACGAATGCCAAGATAATTATTAAAAATGATGCCACGCTCGTCGGACTTGGCCATTTGTCAAATCCGGAAACACTTCTGGCAATTTTCGGTCTATTGATTACCGTTATTATGATGACGAGGGGTATCAATGGAGCTGTTTTTTACGGAATGATCGTTACCGTCATTGTTGGTATTGTATTTAACCTGATCAATCCGCCTTCGCAGATTGTCGGCGGAGTTCCAAGCATTGAACCAACATTCGGCGCGCTGTTCAGCTCGTTTAATGACAGTTCTTTCTATACATCGGCGATGCTTGGGATTATCATGACCTTCCTGTTCGTTGATTTCTTTGACAATGCCGGAACGCTTGTGGCTGTTGCCAACCAGGCGGGCTTGATGAAGGATAACAAGCTGCCGCGCGCGGGCCGTGCTTTGTTTGCCGATTCAGTCGCTTCAATGGTAGGTTCCATTTTCGGTACGTCGACAACAACTTCTTATATTGAATCAACAGCAGGGGTCGCGTCCGGGGCAAGATCCGGATTCGCGGCGATTGTAACAGCGGGCTGCTTCATCCTTTCAATCTTCTTCTTCCCGCTCCTATCAATCGTAACCGCTCCGGTTACCGCGCCTGCACTAATTATCGTTGGTGTTTTGATGGTTTCGTCATTAGGCAATATCGATTGGAAGAGGTTCGAAATTGCAGTACCTGCATTCCTGACTATCATTGCAATGCCGCTTTCCTATAGTATCGCGACTGGAATCGCGGCAGGATTCATTTTCTATCCAGTGACAATGCTAGTTGCGGGCAAAAGAAAAGAAATTCATCCAATCATGTACCTTTTCTTTATCATCTTCCTGCTGTATTTCATCTTCTTGACTAATTAA
- the ptsG gene encoding glucose-specific PTS transporter subunit IIBC: MFKKAFGVLQKNGKALMLPVALLPAAGLLLGIGNALQQDTTLQYLPFLDAHWIQLTASVMEDAGGIIFGNLALIFAAGVAIGLAADGAAALAAIVGYLVLNQVMSSWLGVTADMVGKDPSFANVLGIPTLQTGVFGGIITGLIAAFCYNRYHDIEMPSFLGFFAGKRFVPIVTAAASLVVGLLLLVVWPPVQEAMNSASLWLMGSGTYIAAFFFGFIKRLLIPFGLHHIFHAPFWYEFGSYTTASGQVVRGDMTIFFAQLKDGVKITAGNFMGGEFPIMMFGLPAAALAMYHTARTEKKKVVAGLLGSAALTSFLTGITEPIEFLFMFVSPFLFVIHALLDGLSFVLMAALGVNLGYTFSGGAIDFFLFGVLPGREPWWITILLGLGFGIVYYFVFRFAILKFNLKTPGREDVEENGSAVEKENEKAGDLPYNILEAMGGQGNIAHLDACITRLRVSVNDISSVDKKRLKELGAAGVMEVGNNIQAIFGPRSETIKGQMKDIMSGKRPRPVETNQSAEVLQQIEEVNPAALQNKTEREKEVEIVSPLKGELKSITEVPDQVFAGRMMGDGFAIEPAEGLVVSPVNGKIMNLFPTKHAIGILSDSGQEILIHVGIDTVNLKGEGFETLVDENETIKKGQPLLRFNLDFIKKNATSTITPIVFTNLHEGESIRIKKSGQVDAGEEGIVSIE; the protein is encoded by the coding sequence ATGTTTAAGAAAGCTTTTGGTGTTTTGCAAAAAAACGGTAAGGCGCTTATGCTGCCAGTCGCCCTTTTGCCGGCTGCTGGTTTGTTGCTCGGAATCGGGAATGCGCTGCAGCAGGACACCACCCTTCAATATTTGCCATTCCTTGATGCTCATTGGATTCAGTTGACTGCCAGTGTCATGGAGGATGCGGGAGGCATTATTTTTGGCAACCTCGCATTGATTTTTGCGGCTGGCGTTGCGATCGGGCTGGCTGCTGATGGAGCAGCGGCGCTTGCAGCGATTGTCGGTTATCTCGTGCTGAACCAAGTCATGAGTTCGTGGCTTGGAGTTACCGCTGACATGGTCGGCAAGGATCCTAGTTTTGCGAATGTGTTAGGAATCCCTACGCTGCAAACGGGCGTATTCGGCGGTATCATCACAGGTTTGATTGCCGCATTTTGTTACAATCGTTATCACGATATTGAAATGCCATCGTTCCTCGGTTTTTTTGCGGGTAAACGTTTTGTTCCTATTGTAACTGCGGCTGCTTCTTTAGTGGTGGGCCTCCTACTCCTAGTCGTCTGGCCGCCCGTACAAGAAGCGATGAACAGTGCCTCCCTTTGGCTTATGGGCAGTGGCACTTATATTGCTGCTTTCTTCTTTGGCTTTATTAAAAGGCTGCTCATTCCATTTGGTCTTCATCATATATTCCATGCACCATTTTGGTATGAGTTCGGTTCATATACAACAGCTTCCGGCCAGGTTGTCCGGGGGGATATGACGATTTTCTTTGCTCAATTAAAAGATGGCGTCAAAATTACAGCCGGGAATTTCATGGGTGGGGAATTTCCTATTATGATGTTTGGATTGCCAGCGGCCGCTTTGGCGATGTACCATACGGCGCGGACAGAAAAGAAAAAAGTAGTAGCTGGCTTACTTGGGTCTGCGGCCCTGACTTCGTTTTTAACAGGGATTACAGAACCGATTGAATTTCTGTTTATGTTTGTTTCTCCGTTTCTCTTTGTCATCCATGCGCTGCTTGACGGACTTTCATTTGTATTGATGGCTGCATTGGGTGTCAACCTGGGGTATACCTTCTCGGGCGGCGCGATTGACTTCTTCCTATTTGGTGTCCTGCCTGGCAGGGAGCCGTGGTGGATTACAATTTTGCTGGGACTAGGATTTGGTATCGTTTATTACTTTGTCTTCCGATTCGCGATCTTAAAGTTCAATTTGAAAACTCCGGGCCGAGAAGATGTTGAAGAAAACGGCAGTGCCGTTGAAAAGGAAAACGAGAAAGCGGGCGACCTCCCTTACAACATACTTGAAGCGATGGGTGGCCAAGGAAACATTGCCCACCTTGATGCCTGCATTACACGTTTGAGGGTGTCAGTGAATGATATTTCAAGTGTGGATAAAAAGCGGCTGAAGGAGCTTGGTGCAGCAGGCGTCATGGAAGTCGGCAATAACATTCAGGCAATTTTCGGCCCTCGTTCAGAGACAATCAAAGGGCAAATGAAAGATATCATGAGTGGAAAAAGGCCAAGGCCTGTCGAAACCAATCAATCTGCCGAAGTGCTTCAGCAAATTGAGGAAGTAAACCCGGCTGCGTTGCAAAATAAAACTGAGAGGGAGAAGGAGGTTGAAATTGTTTCTCCATTAAAAGGAGAACTGAAATCAATTACTGAAGTTCCGGATCAGGTGTTTGCAGGCAGGATGATGGGGGACGGCTTTGCGATTGAACCAGCTGAAGGACTCGTTGTCTCTCCGGTAAACGGGAAAATAATGAACCTGTTCCCGACGAAGCATGCAATAGGCATTCTGTCGGATTCCGGCCAAGAAATCCTCATACACGTCGGGATCGACACAGTTAACCTTAAAGGGGAAGGTTTTGAAACGCTAGTTGATGAAAATGAAACCATCAAGAAGGGCCAGCCTTTGTTAAGGTTCAATCTCGACTTTATTAAAAAGAATGCAACATCGACTATCACACCGATCGTATTCACTAACCTTCATGAAGGTGAAAGCATCCGGATTAAGAAATCGGGACAAGTGGATGCAGGTGAAGAAGGAATTGTTTCTATAGAATAG
- a CDS encoding DUF3048 domain-containing protein, whose product MRKLALAAAAVLLLLSACSDKGAQKPAVEDSGKKATAAKKETELPFAYPLTGIGSQTPTGGRAFAVMVNNHPKARPQSGLNKADIVYELLAEGDITRFLAVFQSEKPEKVGPVRSARDYYIDLAKGLDSVFIAHGYSEEAKEMLTQGYIDHLNGMTYDGTLFKRASFRQAPHNSYITHENMVKGSEMNDFDLSLTPPNFKFLSEKEEGSIEGLDAPSVKVSYFSNDTFTSVYQYDSEKGKYKRYSNGELTSDLESGEPVLLDNIFIAEMDHKAAGPGGLRDIDLKSGGKGLLLQKGKVIEVSWLNDNGRIVPVIDGNEARLVRGKTWVNIVPSNPGIDNVVTFEGNE is encoded by the coding sequence ATGAGAAAATTAGCTTTGGCCGCGGCGGCCGTGCTGCTGCTTCTATCAGCATGCAGTGATAAAGGCGCCCAAAAACCCGCCGTTGAAGACAGCGGTAAAAAAGCTACGGCAGCGAAAAAAGAAACTGAACTGCCTTTTGCGTATCCGCTTACAGGGATTGGTTCGCAAACACCGACAGGAGGAAGGGCTTTTGCGGTGATGGTCAATAATCACCCGAAGGCCAGGCCGCAATCAGGCTTGAACAAAGCAGATATCGTCTATGAATTGCTTGCCGAAGGGGATATTACCAGGTTCCTGGCCGTTTTTCAAAGTGAAAAGCCCGAGAAAGTCGGCCCGGTCCGGAGTGCGCGCGATTATTATATCGATCTTGCCAAAGGGCTGGACAGCGTTTTTATCGCCCATGGATATAGCGAGGAAGCAAAGGAAATGCTTACACAAGGATATATTGATCATCTGAATGGAATGACTTATGATGGAACCTTGTTTAAGCGGGCGAGCTTCAGGCAGGCGCCTCACAATTCGTATATCACGCATGAGAATATGGTGAAAGGCTCGGAAATGAATGATTTTGATTTGAGCCTGACCCCGCCGAACTTTAAATTCCTTAGTGAAAAAGAAGAGGGAAGCATCGAGGGACTTGATGCCCCGTCAGTCAAAGTTTCGTATTTCTCGAATGACACCTTCACCTCGGTTTACCAATACGATTCTGAGAAAGGCAAGTATAAACGTTATTCGAATGGCGAGCTGACTTCCGACCTGGAATCGGGGGAGCCGGTGCTGCTCGATAATATTTTCATTGCCGAAATGGACCATAAGGCTGCCGGTCCGGGCGGTCTCCGTGATATTGATCTGAAGAGCGGGGGCAAAGGCCTGCTTTTGCAAAAAGGCAAAGTGATCGAAGTGTCCTGGCTGAACGATAATGGGCGGATTGTTCCTGTGATTGATGGAAACGAAGCGCGTCTTGTCCGCGGCAAGACATGGGTGAATATTGTTCCATCAAATCCAGGCATCGACAATGTGGTCACATTTGAAGGAAATGAATAA
- a CDS encoding NETI motif-containing protein encodes MGKKIRFEVMDNESIDECLERMKKEGYTPVRRIEKPIFKEEGTEIIPVGRQIIFEAKPIL; translated from the coding sequence ATGGGAAAGAAAATACGCTTTGAAGTAATGGATAATGAAAGCATTGATGAATGTCTGGAAAGAATGAAAAAAGAGGGCTATACTCCAGTCAGAAGAATTGAAAAACCGATATTTAAAGAGGAAGGGACCGAAATTATCCCAGTTGGCCGCCAAATTATTTTTGAAGCAAAACCTATACTGTAA
- a CDS encoding adenine deaminase C-terminal domain-containing protein: MEQRYRWKNKHLREHIDVLDGKLAPTILLKNATYLNQTFRSWMKANIWIYDDRIVYVGEKMPSNLVNCDTIDCTDQYIVPGYIEPHAHPFQLYNPHSFAAYASSRGTTTIINDNMSLVLHLNKKRAFLLMKDLRSIPATMYWWCRFDPQTEILNEEEVFSHNQIKSWLEHDAVLQGGELTGWPKLLAGDDMMLHWIQEAKRMRKQIEGHFPGASEKTLAKMMLLGADCDHEAMTGEEVYDRLMQGYTVSLRHSSIRPDLPRLLDDMKRLGITAYDNLIFTTDGSSSGFYHEGVIDQMIKIAIEKGIPVIDAYNMATINPAKYYNFAHIHGKIATGRIANLNFLTSMEDPCPVSVLAKGKWVKRDGANINSFPELDWKEYGLEPLKLDWELTEDDLQFSMPFGIQMENAVITKPYSISIEVSRDQLSDSHDECFFMLIDRNGKWRVNTLLKGFANKLQGMASSFSNTGDIILIGKNKADILHAFNRMKEIGGGIVVSEGEEAICEIPLRLGGLMTELPLEELMETERRLQDVLRERGYVYSDPVYSLLFFSSTHLPYIRITQQGMYDVMNKMVLFPSIMR; the protein is encoded by the coding sequence ATGGAACAGCGCTATCGGTGGAAGAACAAGCATTTGCGCGAACATATTGATGTTTTGGACGGCAAGCTTGCCCCGACTATTCTTTTGAAAAATGCTACTTACCTTAACCAGACGTTCCGCAGCTGGATGAAGGCGAATATATGGATTTATGATGACAGGATTGTATATGTAGGGGAAAAAATGCCGTCCAATCTTGTGAACTGCGACACAATAGATTGTACGGACCAGTATATCGTCCCAGGGTACATAGAACCCCACGCTCATCCTTTCCAATTATACAATCCTCATTCATTTGCTGCCTATGCTTCCAGCAGGGGTACAACGACGATCATTAATGATAATATGTCGCTTGTCTTACATTTGAATAAAAAACGGGCTTTTTTGCTGATGAAGGATTTGCGGAGTATTCCGGCAACCATGTATTGGTGGTGCAGGTTCGATCCTCAGACGGAAATCCTGAATGAGGAAGAGGTTTTTTCCCATAACCAAATTAAATCATGGCTCGAACATGATGCTGTCCTTCAGGGAGGGGAGCTGACGGGCTGGCCAAAGCTGCTCGCAGGCGATGACATGATGCTTCACTGGATTCAAGAGGCAAAGCGGATGAGGAAGCAGATAGAAGGCCATTTCCCGGGTGCTTCGGAAAAAACTCTCGCGAAAATGATGCTGCTCGGTGCTGACTGTGACCATGAAGCAATGACGGGGGAGGAAGTTTACGACCGATTAATGCAGGGATACACCGTTTCGCTGCGCCATTCATCCATCCGGCCGGACCTTCCACGTCTGCTTGATGATATGAAACGGCTTGGCATCACAGCTTACGACAATCTCATTTTTACCACTGACGGTTCCTCTTCCGGGTTTTACCATGAGGGAGTCATCGACCAGATGATTAAAATAGCGATTGAAAAAGGCATCCCGGTCATCGACGCATATAATATGGCGACGATCAATCCGGCGAAATACTACAATTTTGCCCATATCCATGGGAAAATCGCCACAGGCAGAATCGCCAATCTCAATTTCCTGACAAGTATGGAAGACCCTTGCCCGGTATCGGTCTTGGCAAAAGGGAAGTGGGTGAAGCGGGATGGAGCCAACATTAATTCCTTCCCGGAACTGGATTGGAAGGAGTATGGACTTGAACCGCTGAAGCTTGATTGGGAACTGACGGAGGATGATTTGCAATTTTCCATGCCGTTTGGCATTCAAATGGAAAATGCGGTTATAACGAAGCCTTATTCCATTTCAATAGAAGTCTCAAGGGACCAGTTGTCGGACAGCCATGATGAGTGTTTCTTCATGCTCATTGACCGGAACGGAAAGTGGCGCGTGAATACACTTTTAAAAGGCTTTGCGAATAAGCTTCAGGGCATGGCCAGTTCATTCTCCAATACCGGGGATATTATCCTGATTGGCAAAAACAAAGCTGATATTCTTCATGCATTCAATCGGATGAAGGAGATTGGCGGGGGAATCGTTGTTTCCGAAGGGGAGGAAGCAATCTGTGAAATCCCGCTTAGATTGGGTGGGCTGATGACGGAGCTGCCACTGGAGGAATTGATGGAAACGGAACGCAGATTGCAGGATGTATTGCGCGAGCGGGGTTATGTCTACTCCGATCCTGTTTATAGCCTGTTGTTCTTTTCTTCAACCCATCTGCCGTATATACGGATAACGCAGCAGGGAATGTATGATGTCATGAATAAAATGGTACTCTTTCCGTCAATAATGCGTTAA
- the guaA gene encoding glutamine-hydrolyzing GMP synthase: MSGKTELHNQELIVVLDFGSQYNQLITRRIREFGVYSELHPHTITAEEIKAMNPKGIIFSGGPNSVYDENAFRCDERIFELGLPVLGICYGMQLMSVHFDGKVERAKNREYGKASIEVGNESALFKGLPETQVVWMSHGDLVTQVPPGFTVDAESPSCPITSMSDEGRKLYGVQFHPEVRHSVHGNELLKNFVLGVCGCSGTWSMENFIEIEMEKIRQTVGNKKVLCALSGGVDSSVVAVLIHKAIGDQLTCIFVDHGLLRKGEAEQVMKTFADGFHMNVIKVDARDRFMNKLQGVSDPEQKRKIIGNEFIYVFDDEAHKLEGIEFLAQGTLYTDIIESGTATAQTIKSHHNVGGLPEDMQFTLIEPLNTLFKDEVRAVGTELGIPDEIVWRQPFPGPGLGIRVLGEITEDKLEIVRESDAILREEVRLAGLEREIWQYFTVLPDIRSVGVMGDTRTYDYTIGIRAVTSIDGMTSDWARIPWDVLEKISTRIVNEVDHVNRVVYDITSKPPATIEWE; this comes from the coding sequence TTGTCTGGAAAAACAGAACTTCATAACCAGGAACTAATTGTGGTACTTGATTTCGGAAGCCAATACAACCAGCTGATTACGAGAAGAATCAGGGAGTTTGGCGTCTATAGCGAGCTTCATCCACACACCATTACCGCTGAGGAAATTAAAGCGATGAATCCGAAGGGGATTATTTTCTCCGGAGGCCCGAACAGTGTATATGATGAAAATGCCTTCCGCTGTGATGAAAGGATTTTTGAACTGGGGCTGCCAGTGCTCGGTATCTGCTATGGGATGCAGCTGATGTCTGTCCATTTCGACGGTAAAGTGGAAAGGGCGAAGAACCGGGAATATGGAAAGGCTTCAATAGAAGTTGGCAATGAATCAGCTCTATTTAAAGGACTCCCGGAAACACAGGTTGTCTGGATGAGCCACGGTGATTTGGTCACGCAGGTACCTCCTGGCTTTACAGTGGATGCCGAAAGCCCATCATGCCCGATCACTTCAATGAGCGATGAAGGCCGCAAGCTTTATGGCGTTCAATTCCATCCTGAGGTCCGCCATTCCGTCCATGGAAATGAGCTGCTGAAGAATTTCGTTTTAGGGGTTTGCGGCTGCAGCGGAACTTGGTCTATGGAAAACTTCATCGAAATCGAGATGGAGAAGATCCGCCAGACGGTTGGTAATAAAAAGGTCCTTTGCGCCTTGAGCGGCGGGGTTGATTCTTCAGTCGTTGCTGTTTTGATCCATAAGGCGATTGGAGACCAGCTCACTTGTATTTTCGTTGACCATGGCCTGCTTCGGAAAGGTGAGGCAGAGCAGGTAATGAAAACTTTCGCGGATGGTTTCCATATGAATGTCATCAAGGTAGATGCCCGTGATCGATTCATGAATAAGCTTCAGGGGGTTTCCGATCCTGAGCAAAAGCGAAAAATCATTGGCAACGAGTTCATCTATGTATTTGACGATGAGGCCCACAAGCTTGAAGGAATTGAATTCCTTGCTCAGGGCACACTCTATACGGATATTATTGAGAGTGGCACGGCGACTGCCCAAACAATTAAATCGCACCATAATGTCGGAGGCCTTCCTGAAGATATGCAGTTTACGCTGATTGAACCTCTTAATACACTCTTTAAAGACGAAGTCCGGGCGGTTGGCACCGAGCTCGGCATTCCGGATGAAATTGTTTGGAGGCAGCCATTCCCAGGCCCAGGCCTTGGTATTCGGGTTCTTGGCGAAATTACTGAGGACAAGCTCGAGATCGTTCGGGAATCTGATGCGATTTTGCGGGAGGAAGTGAGGCTTGCCGGCCTTGAACGCGAGATTTGGCAATACTTCACGGTTCTGCCGGATATCCGCAGTGTGGGTGTCATGGGGGATACAAGGACTTACGATTATACAATCGGCATCCGCGCGGTCACTTCAATTGATGGGATGACCTCTGATTGGGCCCGCATTCCTTGGGATGTGCTGGAGAAGATCTCTACAAGGATTGTCAATGAGGTCGACCATGTTAACCGTGTCGTGTATGACATTACTTCCAAACCGCCGGCAACCATCGAGTGGGAATAA
- the glcT gene encoding glucose PTS transporter transcription antiterminator GlcT translates to MSTMVIQKILNNNVLIAENPEYGEVVLIGKGIGFNRKPREFLDPSAAEKVFVLKNEKEQQNYIKLLPFLEENLQQLIISAIELIKKEAGESLNEHIHVALTDHLMFTVSRVANGLEIRNPFLVETKALYPLEYRIAKDVLQLFEEIAGIVLPEGEAGFIALHIHSAMTNRELSEVNQYSQLVTTLVQMIEGQLGVNIDKDSIDYMRLVRHLRFAIERVKSGEKVEEPEAISALLKKEYPVCYNLSWKLIKVMQQTLKMPVYDAEAVYLTMHLQRLQKKTK, encoded by the coding sequence ATGTCAACAATGGTCATCCAAAAAATCTTAAATAACAATGTGCTGATTGCGGAAAACCCCGAATACGGGGAGGTCGTCCTGATTGGGAAAGGAATTGGCTTCAATCGCAAGCCGAGGGAATTCCTTGATCCTTCAGCGGCAGAAAAAGTCTTTGTCCTGAAGAATGAAAAAGAACAGCAGAATTATATCAAGCTTCTCCCTTTTCTCGAGGAGAATTTACAGCAGCTGATTATTTCAGCGATTGAATTGATAAAAAAAGAGGCCGGCGAATCCCTGAATGAGCATATCCATGTTGCCCTTACTGATCACTTAATGTTTACTGTCAGCAGGGTTGCGAACGGGCTGGAGATCAGAAATCCGTTTCTAGTCGAAACGAAGGCGCTCTACCCGCTTGAATACAGGATTGCGAAAGACGTCCTGCAGCTATTTGAAGAAATAGCGGGAATTGTGCTTCCGGAAGGGGAAGCGGGCTTTATCGCTCTTCATATTCATAGCGCAATGACAAACAGGGAGCTTTCGGAGGTCAATCAGTACTCCCAGCTTGTGACAACTTTGGTACAAATGATCGAAGGCCAGCTCGGAGTGAACATCGATAAAGACAGCATTGACTACATGAGGCTCGTGCGCCACCTGCGTTTTGCCATCGAGCGTGTAAAATCCGGGGAAAAAGTTGAGGAGCCTGAAGCAATATCCGCACTATTGAAAAAGGAATATCCTGTATGCTATAATTTGTCCTGGAAGCTCATTAAAGTAATGCAGCAAACACTGAAAATGCCGGTTTATGATGCGGAAGCAGTTTATCTGACGATGCACTTGCAGCGGCTTCAAAAGAAAACAAAATAG
- a CDS encoding DUF421 domain-containing protein: protein MFGLIALKLGVGFFALVVVTRLLGKKEMSQLTPYDFVFAILLGGIIEESIYDDKVNIWHVLFAVALWGLISYVVEKLAERFEWIRLPLKGKVSILIDDGKINHKEMKKNQLEMEQLRALLRIEGIFSLNDVRYVFMETGGQISVMKKVSADTVTPAMLNIEPKEVDPSLLLVDEGEIKEDELKKTGKDKQWLKEELQKEGSEKIEDIYYAEWSPQEGFFIRHYPKSDIN, encoded by the coding sequence ATGTTTGGTTTGATTGCGTTGAAGTTGGGGGTTGGCTTTTTTGCGTTGGTGGTGGTGACGAGACTTCTTGGGAAGAAGGAGATGTCTCAGCTGACTCCTTATGATTTTGTGTTTGCTATTTTATTGGGCGGGATTATTGAAGAATCCATTTATGATGATAAGGTTAATATTTGGCATGTTTTGTTTGCAGTCGCTTTATGGGGATTAATAAGTTATGTAGTTGAGAAACTGGCAGAGCGGTTTGAATGGATTCGTTTGCCTCTTAAAGGCAAGGTCTCTATTTTAATAGATGACGGAAAAATAAATCACAAAGAAATGAAAAAAAATCAGTTGGAAATGGAGCAGCTCCGCGCGCTGCTTAGAATAGAAGGAATTTTCTCATTGAATGATGTTAGATATGTTTTCATGGAAACTGGGGGACAAATAAGCGTGATGAAGAAGGTTTCGGCTGATACTGTCACTCCTGCGATGCTGAATATAGAGCCTAAGGAAGTCGATCCTTCCCTGTTGCTAGTCGATGAAGGGGAAATAAAAGAAGATGAATTGAAGAAAACAGGTAAGGACAAACAGTGGCTAAAGGAAGAGCTGCAAAAAGAAGGATCTGAAAAAATAGAGGACATTTATTATGCGGAATGGTCGCCGCAAGAGGGGTTCTTTATCAGACATTATCCGAAGTCCGATATTAACTAA